AATCCGGTGTTGGTCCATCGACACCGACTGTTACTCCCCGTTTCGAACGAGTGATGCTCGTCGCTGGTGACGGCTGTTGCACTGTCATCGAACGCCTGTCGGTGGATTCCGGTCCGGCAAGCCCGGTCACGGCGACCTTTTTTCTGTTCCGCACGCGTATCGACTACCCATGCGAGACGAAGAAGAAATCCGCGAGCAGTACGAGTACCTCACCGAGCACCTCGAGAGCGAGGAAATGCGCCACGACGGTGTCAGAGAGATGTTTACCTACTACAAACGGGCGATCGGCTGGGTCCTCGAGGAGGAGCACATCTAATCGTTCGGAAAAGCAGACGTATCATCAGCCCGGTCGGTGTCGTTACCTTTAAGTACACTCGGCAAAATCGTTCACCTGACGCTTCGCTTGGAGGGCCGAAGCGTCAGCGGGGACCAATTCAGGGCGGCAAGCGATCGCGTGGCATTTTTCCGCCACGCGATTTGCTTTCCTGTTTCAACGGCTACAAACCGAACAGCGCTAGCCTCGTTCGTCGGCGAACGCGCGACGATTCGAGCGGCGAGATTCACGTCTCGCTATTATAATAATACCGAAATGATTTGACTGGACTGTAAACATGAACCGCACGTTACCTAACTTCCGCCGAGAACCCATCATAGCCGTTATCATTCGGTTTTGCTCCAGAAATCGATTCTCGACGGTAATATCCCGGTTTCCATCGAAACAACCCGATAGCCTTATTAAAATTCGACAGTAAGTGCAATTGGTACTTTCCCAATGTACGACCTGACAGGATTCCAGCGCGACCTGCTGTACGTTATCGCCGGCGAGGATGAGCCCCACGGACTGGCAATCAAAGAGGAACTCGAGCAGTATTACGAGAAGGAGATCCATCACGGCCGGCTCTACCCGAACCTCGATACGCTCGTCGACAAAGGACTCGTCGAGAAGGGACGGCGCGACCGGCGGACCAACTTCTACACGCTCACGCGTCGCGGCCGACGCGAACTCGAGGCCCGTCGCGACTGGGAAGGACAGTACGTCGAACTGTAGGCCGTGGTACGGTCACGAACGACCACCGCGACCGTGGGATTGCTGTGCGGACTGGCAGTGAGCGTCGCTGCCTGGGTGTACTTTGAGACAATTCTGTTCTTTCTGTTCCTCCCGTTCGTTCCGTTCGTCTTCGGGTGGGGCCGCTCGAACGGGACGGCCGAGCGGTCCCGTCGGCGAACGACGAAACGGTGTCCGGCGTGTTCGTTCCGGACCACGAAAGCGTCCTTCGAGTACTGTCCGCAGGACGGGCGGCGATTGCACGAGGAGTCAGAGTAGTGCTCGAACGATCCTGTACGTGATCGGTGGCGTAGTGCGACGCTGCCGACCGACCGTCACTATCACTATCGCCGGTTTGCAGCAAGAGGCGTCGACACCGACGACTCCGGCAGGCCGCTTATGTATGCTCGTGGTGAACGTTCGGGAGTGAACGAGGTTACGTTACAGCTCGCGGACGCGCCGCTGGACGAGACCGTCGTCCGGCTTGCGCTGGCCGGAGCGCTCGGGATGTTCCTCGGTCTCGAGCGCGAATGGTCCCAGAAGTCGGCCGGGATCCGGACGTTCTCGCTGATCAGCCTCCTCGGCGCCGTCTTCACCCTGTTAGCATCTGAAACCGAGATCGGTGAAGGACTGCTCGTGCTCGGTGGCCTCCTCGTCATCGTTCAGGGCGTGTTGCTGGCCGTGCAAGGGCTGTTGGACGAGGACGGCGAAACCGGGCTCTCGCTGACGACTTCGGTGTCGATGCTCGTCGCCTATGGGATCGGCGCACTGGTCGCCGCCGGGTTCATCCTCGAGGGCGTCACGGTCGCCGTGCTCTCGTCGCTGTTGCTCGTCCTCAAGCGCGAACTTCACGAGTTCGCGTGGGGCCTCTCCCGCGAGGAGATGCGCTCGACGACCGAGTTCGCCATCCTCGCGTTCGTCGTTTATCCGCTGTTGCCCGCCGAGTGGAGCCCCGAAATCGCCGGGATCGTTATCCCGCTCGAGCCACAGGTGATCTGGCTGATGGTCGTCGCCGTCGCCGGAATCGGGATCGTCAACTACGCGATCGTCTCGACCTACGGCGGCCGAGGGATCGCGGTGACCGGTTTCTTCGGCGGGCTGGCCTCCTCGACGGCCGTCGTCGGGACGATGCTCGATCACGTCCGTCAGCGTCCCGAAGCGGCGTCGTACGCCGTCGCCGCAATCTTACTCGCGAACGCGGCGATGGCCGCGCGAAACCTCGCTATCGCGGTCGGCTTTACGATTGACAGCGGTTCCGACGTTCTCTTCGAGGCGATCATCCCGCTCGGGGCGGTCATCGTAATCGCGTTCACCATCGCGGCCACGACCGCCGACTGGCGCGAGTCAGGGCCGATCGAACTCGAGAGTCCGTTCTCGATGAAGAACGCGCTCGCGTTCGGCGCCGTCTTCCTCGTCGTGCTCGTCTTCGGGTCGCTCGCGGAGACCTGGTTCGGCACGCTCGGCTTCTACGCGACGGCGGTCGCGAGCGGCTTCGTCTCGAGTGCGGGCGCGACAACCTCGGCCGTCGTCCTCTACCGCGGCGGGCAACTGGGTGCGGCCGAGGCGACCATCGCCATCCTACTCGCGACCGTCTCGAGCATCCTGGTCAAGACGCTGCTCGCGTCGACGTCGCCGAACCACGACTTTCGAAAACAGGTCGCAGCCTACAGTGCACTGCTCCTCGTCGGCGGCGCGCTGGCGTCGATTATCGTCGTCATCTAGAACTCGAGTCCGCACGCTGCTCCCGGTCGTCGTACGAAAGCCTCGGCCTCTTTTCGCTCCCGTGTGAACGCGTGGTACGATGCTCGGAGCACTCTCGGTCGGCAAAAAGGCGGTGTCGTTCGGCTACAAACGCTACGGCGTCCCGGGAGCGGTCGCCTCGGGCGGGGCCGTCCTGCTCGGCTACGTCGCCGTCCGGCGCGCCCTGCAGGCCGCGACGGAAGCTGACGAAGACTCACTCGGCGCAGCTATCGACGCCGAATCGCTCGAGGCGGCGATCGATCAGGATGGGGTGCAAGCCGTCACGAATGTCGGAACGATCGACGAGGCGATCGATAGAGAGCAACTGCGCTCGAACGTCGACATCGGCACCGTCCAGTCGGACGTGGAGTCGTCGATCGAAGAGAGAGACGAGTTCGACGACGAGTACGAACAGGGGCCGAGCGAGGAATAGTCCGAATTCTATCGGCGAGACGCCGTCACCGGCCGGTCGAACTATTCTCCGCGGAGTTCGTTCATGTGATCGATCCGCCGCTGGACGAGGTCCGGTTTGCCGATGTCGTGGCGCATGTGCAGTCCCTCGTCGCCGGCGACCGCGAGGGCGTCCTCCGCGATTTCCTCGGCCTCGGTGATCGAGTCCGCGAGACCGACGACGGCGAACGAGCGCGAGGTCGTCGTGTAGATGCCGTCGTCGCGTTCGTCCACGCTGGCGTAGTAGAGTAAGGCGTCGCCGGCGCTCTCTTCATCGACCTGCACCTTCGCTCCCGCCTCGGGGTCCGTCGGATAGCCCTCCGGCACGGCGTACTTGCAGACAGTGGCCTGGTCGGCGAACTCGAGTTCCGGCGGGGCCTCACCGTCTCGAGCGGCCGTCAACACGTCGAGGAAATCGGTCTCGAGGACGGGCAGGGTGTTCATCGCCTCGGGGTCGCCGAAGCGGGCGTTGAACTCGATGACTTTCGGGCCCTCGCTGGTAAGCATGAACTGGCCGTACAGAATTCCGCGATAGTCGTCGAGAGCGTCGACGGTCGCCTCGATGATCGAGACGGCTTCCTCGTAGTCCGCTTCGGTCATGAACGGCAACTCGTTCGTCGCGTCTGAGTAACTGCCCATCCCGCCCGTATTTGGACCCTCGTCGCCCTCGTAGGCGCGTTTGTGGTCCTGGACGGCGGGGGCGGTCTCGAAGGCTTCGTTGGCGACGAGCGCCTGGATAGTAATTTCCTCGCCGATGAGTCGCTCCTCTAAGACGATCCGATCGTAGTCGGAGTCCCGAATGTATGCCTTCCCCTCCTCGGGCGTGACCTGATCGCCGATGACTTTGACGCCCTTCCCACCCGTGAGACCGGCTGGTTTGATAACCAGATCGCCGTCGTAGTCGTCGATGAAGTCACACGCGGCCTCCATATCGTCGAAGGTCTTGAAGTCGGGACAGCCCGGGATGCCGTGTTCTTCCATGAACCGGCGCTGGAAGGCCTTGTCCGTCTCGATCCGAGCGTCATCCTCCTTCGGGCCGAACGGGTAGATGCCCGCGGCCTCGAGTTCGTCCGCGACGCCGGCCTCGAGGGGCGCCTCGGGACCGATGACGGCGATCGTCGCATCGACGTCCTCGGCGTAGTCGACGACGGCCTTCGGGTTCGTCGTCTCGAGCGTCTCGAACTCGGTCGCGATCCGAGCGATCCCCGGGTTTCGGTTCCCCGCGCAGGCGTAGAGGTCGGCCTCACTGTCCGCTAACGCGCGAGCGATAGCGTGTTCGCGGCCACCGCCGCCGATCAGGAGCACGTGCTCTCGCATGGTCGATAGCGGAACGCACGAACCTGTAAGCGTTGCTCTTTCTCCGAGCGAAAACTAGCCACGGTCGTGGATATGTCTGCGTTCTCAGGACTCACTGCCGACCCGATTCGCTATCGTCCACGAGAGGTCGAGGACGACGGCGAACAGAACGGCGGCCCCCAACCCGACGAGGACCTCGTCCGTTACTCGTGCCGCCAGATACACCGCCAGTCCGGCCACGAGGATCCTGCTAACTCGATCCGCATTCCACTCGAGCAGCGCGGAACGGAGGGCGGACATAGCTCATTAATGTGTCTGCGGGGACATTACTTCTGTGATACGAACTCAGGCGTAGAACAGCGGCGGCCGCCGGTCGCCACCGTACTCCTCATCGGGGAGATACTCCTCGAGTGCGTCGACATCCTCGTTCCCGAGCAACTGGTCCAGGACGTCCACCGCAGCCCCGCGATGCAGCGGCTGATTGTCGTTGCCACACTGTTCGTCCATCACGCAGGCCGGACAGCCGCCGGCGTTCCCGCAGTCGCAGTCCGCGATCAGCTCTCGAGCCCGTGTTGCGACGGCCTCGTAGTTCTCGTAGATCGCTCGCGCGAACCCGAGACCGCCCTCGATGCCGTCGTAGATGAACCAGCCGCTCGCGGGCGTTCGCTCGAGGCCACCCGCGATCTCTCGTACCGTCGCCTCGGCGGCGGCGATGTTTTGGGGGGCGTCGCCGTCGCCTCCCGAAGCGCCGAACTGGGGATCCGCGTCGCCGTTCGCGTCGACCTCCTGATCGAGATGCGAGTCGATCGTCAGCGTCGCCAGCCCGCCCAGATCCCGCTTGTCGACCATCAACTCGAGCGGGGCCACGCCGATCGTCGCGTGCTCTGCGGCGTGGAGCCCGCCCGCGTAACCGAGGTGGGCCGTCCCAGCGAGGCCGTCCTCGAGTTCGGGCACCGAGTGAGATCGATATTTCTCTATCAGCGCGCGCTCGACGGTCTGGGGCACCTCGAGCCAGCACAGTTGCGTCTCCATCGACAACGGCGGGTTCTCGGTCGGGATTGACTGCTCTTTCTTTTTCCCGCCGTGGATCGCAACCTTGTCGTAGGTGCCGTGATAGACCAGTACCCGGCCGCTCCCGAAGTGCAGGGTAAAGTCCCCGATATCGCGGGACTCCTCGGAGACGGCGTCGAGGACGGTCACGTCGGTTCGCGTGCGCGTATAGTACTCTACATTCGTCGGCCGGAGCGTGACCGAGGGCCGCGGCGAGCCGTGGTCGACATCGATAATTTCGTACTGCTGGCCCTGATGGAGTCTGACCGCGCCCTCGTGGAAGTCCCGCAGAACGCGTTCCTTCGCGAGCGGTTCCATCTCCGGATCCGCCTCCCTGTCGACGCCGTCGGCGAGTTCCACCTCGTACTCCTCGCCCGCCGTCGCGTACAGCGAGATTGACTGCTGGGGACGTGGCGGCCCCGCGTAGGAAACGCCGGTCTCGAGTGCCCCCGTCAACTGCCCTGCGCGTCGCCACATCTCGACGGCTCGCTCGAGGCGCTCGCGGTCGGCGAACCCGCCAGCGTCCGACTCGTCGACCGCGAGTTCGTCGGCCGCACAGCGCAGGTGCTGAGCGAAGACCGCGTCGTTGTCGATGTCGACCACGGCGTCCTCGACGTCGTTCTCGAGCAGGTAGTCCGGATTGTTCACCACGTACTGGTCGAGCGTGCGGTGTTCGGCGACGAGCACCGAGAGGGCCCGCTTCGCACCCCGGCCCGCCCGACCGATCTGCTGCCAGAACGATTGGCGCTGGCCAGGGTAGCCCAACTGGACCGTCGCGTCCATCGCACCGATGTCGATCCCCAACTCGAGGGCGTTCGTCGAAGCCACGCCGTCAAGAATCCCTGTCTTGAGCTGATGTTCGGTGCCGTGGCGTTTCTTTCGCGAGTGGCCGGCGTGGTAGGGTTCGATTGCACTCCCGCGGTCGGGATTCGTGTAGTAGTGGTTGTCGTGGCGGTGTTTCGACGCGCGCTTGACGGAGAGTTCGGCGAGCTTTCTCGAGGGAGTAAACAGCAGCGTTTGGGCGTCCTGATAGGTCAGATGCGAGAGTAGCCGCGGGGCCTCGACGGTGGCTGGGACGCGCTCGAGAACGGCGTCTTCGGCTTCTCGCTCGTCGTCTGTGTCTTCCTTTCGCCACTCGTCTCGGTCGTCAGTCGAGTCGTCTCGTGCCCGTACCGGTGGATTCCAGAGCACCAGATCCCGCGGGCCCGCCGGGGAGCCGTCCTCGTCGACCACGGTGACGGGTTCGTCGACCAGCGCGGCGGAGTGTTCGCCTGGATTGCCGATCGTCGCGCTCGTGAGGACGTACTGGGGATCGGCGTCGTAGTACGAAAGCACCCGTTTCAGCCGCCGGACGATCCACGCGACGTGCATGCCGTGGACGCCGGTGTAGGTGTGGGACTCGTCGATCACCAGCAACTCACACGACGAGAGAAAGCGCGCCCAGCGGTCGTGGTCGTGGAGGTAGGTGTTCACGCCCGCGAAGTTCGTGATGATGACA
Above is a window of Natronorubrum tibetense GA33 DNA encoding:
- a CDS encoding DEAD/DEAH box helicase: MSEHHPDEQANVPVTGDELVDTFPGYRNDQDISLLERSGRPAKTVPSADVLRPELAGPLEHDLYTHQADALEALARDENVCVATSTSSGKTRVYAVQIARNYLEARARGGESTAYLLYPTKALSRDQERSLNDLFDELGLEITVRVYDGDTERGQNRKQIREEADVIITNFAGVNTYLHDHDRWARFLSSCELLVIDESHTYTGVHGMHVAWIVRRLKRVLSYYDADPQYVLTSATIGNPGEHSAALVDEPVTVVDEDGSPAGPRDLVLWNPPVRARDDSTDDRDEWRKEDTDDEREAEDAVLERVPATVEAPRLLSHLTYQDAQTLLFTPSRKLAELSVKRASKHRHDNHYYTNPDRGSAIEPYHAGHSRKKRHGTEHQLKTGILDGVASTNALELGIDIGAMDATVQLGYPGQRQSFWQQIGRAGRGAKRALSVLVAEHRTLDQYVVNNPDYLLENDVEDAVVDIDNDAVFAQHLRCAADELAVDESDAGGFADRERLERAVEMWRRAGQLTGALETGVSYAGPPRPQQSISLYATAGEEYEVELADGVDREADPEMEPLAKERVLRDFHEGAVRLHQGQQYEIIDVDHGSPRPSVTLRPTNVEYYTRTRTDVTVLDAVSEESRDIGDFTLHFGSGRVLVYHGTYDKVAIHGGKKKEQSIPTENPPLSMETQLCWLEVPQTVERALIEKYRSHSVPELEDGLAGTAHLGYAGGLHAAEHATIGVAPLELMVDKRDLGGLATLTIDSHLDQEVDANGDADPQFGASGGDGDAPQNIAAAEATVREIAGGLERTPASGWFIYDGIEGGLGFARAIYENYEAVATRARELIADCDCGNAGGCPACVMDEQCGNDNQPLHRGAAVDVLDQLLGNEDVDALEEYLPDEEYGGDRRPPLFYA
- a CDS encoding PadR family transcriptional regulator; protein product: MYDLTGFQRDLLYVIAGEDEPHGLAIKEELEQYYEKEIHHGRLYPNLDTLVDKGLVEKGRRDRRTNFYTLTRRGRRELEARRDWEGQYVEL
- the purD gene encoding phosphoribosylamine--glycine ligase, coding for MREHVLLIGGGGREHAIARALADSEADLYACAGNRNPGIARIATEFETLETTNPKAVVDYAEDVDATIAVIGPEAPLEAGVADELEAAGIYPFGPKEDDARIETDKAFQRRFMEEHGIPGCPDFKTFDDMEAACDFIDDYDGDLVIKPAGLTGGKGVKVIGDQVTPEEGKAYIRDSDYDRIVLEERLIGEEITIQALVANEAFETAPAVQDHKRAYEGDEGPNTGGMGSYSDATNELPFMTEADYEEAVSIIEATVDALDDYRGILYGQFMLTSEGPKVIEFNARFGDPEAMNTLPVLETDFLDVLTAARDGEAPPELEFADQATVCKYAVPEGYPTDPEAGAKVQVDEESAGDALLYYASVDERDDGIYTTTSRSFAVVGLADSITEAEEIAEDALAVAGDEGLHMRHDIGKPDLVQRRIDHMNELRGE
- a CDS encoding MgtC/SapB family protein → MNEVTLQLADAPLDETVVRLALAGALGMFLGLEREWSQKSAGIRTFSLISLLGAVFTLLASETEIGEGLLVLGGLLVIVQGVLLAVQGLLDEDGETGLSLTTSVSMLVAYGIGALVAAGFILEGVTVAVLSSLLLVLKRELHEFAWGLSREEMRSTTEFAILAFVVYPLLPAEWSPEIAGIVIPLEPQVIWLMVVAVAGIGIVNYAIVSTYGGRGIAVTGFFGGLASSTAVVGTMLDHVRQRPEAASYAVAAILLANAAMAARNLAIAVGFTIDSGSDVLFEAIIPLGAVIVIAFTIAATTADWRESGPIELESPFSMKNALAFGAVFLVVLVFGSLAETWFGTLGFYATAVASGFVSSAGATTSAVVLYRGGQLGAAEATIAILLATVSSILVKTLLASTSPNHDFRKQVAAYSALLLVGGALASIIVVI